The Syngnathus scovelli strain Florida chromosome 18, RoL_Ssco_1.2, whole genome shotgun sequence genomic interval TTTTTGTACTCTaaactattttttgttttcttccagaAATCCATGCGCATCTtcaacatcaacaacaacaacgtcgACAAAATCGCCGAGCTAGCCGCGCTGTGGGAAATCTGCATTTTCTCCGCCGCCGACAACAAGCTGCACGACGTAGAGGTAAAAGCACTCCTCTCCCCTTGAAGTTCATCCGACGTGATTAGCTGCCGGCGTTAGCGTGAAGGCGCTGGCGGAGCTGCATGCGGCCAGGCGTGAAATGAGATGGAGATGCGGATTCTACACAAGCAAATCTCGCAAATCCCACCGTCGGCTCGAATGACTCTCTCGGGGTTCCGAATTATTCAGCAAATCAGTGACCCCCCATGGAGGGTTTTGCTCTTGACAGCTCAAAACAAGCATCAGTTTTCctgcctgaatctttttttcttttcatatttgGAATTTGTTGATTGCTTTTACACGTGGTGCTCCCAAATTTGGGATCGGGAGTTTGTTATTGTTGGAACTGCCAATTCGTTTCATTTAGGACACTTTAATTTCAACGATTGTtatacaaaatgtgttttttgtttggctGCATAATTTATACAAGCAGTCTGCCTTTATTGATTCCTCAACGACAGGCCTCCAAAAGGATCAATcagctcttcttcttctcttgattactttttttttttttccctttactcAAAACAGATTATGACAGGTAGTCAGTCGGGGTGACAAATGGGGAGCATCTTCATCCTGAATCGAAGCGCTGGTCAAATGCAGGTTCATAACTGGTCCATCATTAGCCCGGCTCTGGAGCTTAGGCGGGGGTGGGTGCCTCAGTGGCGGCAAGGGGGGGCTTAAGCTCTGACTGACGGCCCTGACACGATCATTTATCAAAGCCGTGCTCaggggtccccccccccccccggggtcccccccacccaccccgccccgcacacacacacactccctgcCGAACTGATTGCAGCGCCGCTCGGTAAAGTGGAAGCGCTTTGGCCAAGACAGGAAGGCAATGAACAATCAGCGTGTCCAGAGAGTGTTCATATTTCCACAGCGTGGATTAATGTGCCTTTTGGATAAACATACAAGCgaaccccccacccctccccagtGGTGATACTGTTTATTAAAATAGACTGATGTGTTGTTTATGGACTGCGTTAAACATCCTTCCGTGTTTGTTTCGAACTGAGCAACTTTGTAAAAGCAGCACAGCACGTTACTTTAATAACTAAAATATCTCCCCCCCtctctcctccctcccttccagGAGCTCGAAGACGTGTCGGGGTCCTGGCCTTGGCTGGTTCAAATGGATTTGCGTGGAAATCCTGTGTGCAAAACCGCCAAGTACAGAGACCGACTGATCACAGCGTGTAAGGCACTCGGtaaagtagcttttttttttttttttttttcaaaataatctAACTTAGAAACGAGCCAGGCgaattgtttgtgtttttcagaGGTGCTGGATGGCCGCGACATTCAGGAGGTgactagagaatttttggtcaaATGGGAAGCCTCCAAAGaagccaagaagaagaagaagaaggaagagGAACTGTTGAAATCACTTGCAATGATGAGTAAGGCACTGCAGTTAATTtcttaaatttttttaaaatgtaattacaaaaatatattcccgtacagttcagttgtatttaacttttatgtAGTGTACATTTGCATTTAATGTTTTACAGCTATTTAGATGCAGTCTAATATAATTTTATGtacaatacatttttaatttaattattatttattattagttttAATTTTTTAGATATATTTTCATAATGCTACAGTTGcttaaaatatttaattattaaatctcTGCCAATAGTATTTTAATCTTATCATTGGAAAACTTGGTGGTATTTTATGTAAAAAATATAACTACTGatttaaataagaaaaatatttcCACACATTACATTTTGAAATTGTAAACATGTTATTGTGTTAATAATTTAGTAGGATTTGACATGGATAAATAATGAACAAATGTGgaggttgtgttttgttgtttgtttgttttttaagaaaataaatCCAGTTTGTGTTTGCTTGTGTTGTAGATAACGTTGGTGTGGGTCAGACGGGTGCATACCCGCCTCACGTGTGCTGCCACGCTCATGCGCGAGGCTGGTCGGCGCAGCAGCAGCCTCACAGGTCCCCTCTCATTGTTTGTTGGATTCAATTTGTCATGAGTTAGGTTCAAATTGATTCaaattaaatgtttatttttttttactgtctttCAGGGTgcagcagttaaaaagctccttGTGCAAAAAAGCTCAACCGAACGGCGGTCACGGCggacacaaataaaaataacaccccATAGATTTGCTAGCTGTTCCGAAATGTGATTCATTAGATTTTTACTcagttgctgtgtgtgtgtgtgtgtgtgtgtgtgtgtgtgtgtgtgtgtgtgtgtgtgtgtgtgtgtgtgtgtgtgtgtgtgtgtgtgtgtgtgtgtgtgtgtgtgtgtgtgtgtgtgtgtgtgtgtgtgtgtgtgcgtgtgtgtgtgcgtgtgtgtgtgcgtgtgtgtgtgtgtgtgtgtgtgtgtaatttaaCATTAAAAGGGTCTTCTTGACATTGTCCTCAGATAgaaatgactttttattttgCTCATATAATTTAAAAGATAAATGGCAAATTGTGGCACAGGTATCCAAATGGAGGgatgcaaatgctaaatggGTGCGTGAAGTATTTAGGCAAACAAGCTTACTTGACCTTTCTCTAATGAGCACCACCGCCGGATACTtcttatgaaaacaaaaaaatcctctgaCGGTTAGATTacgttcatgaaaaaaaaaacgcttattATGACTAATTGTTTCCATTAATATACCTTCCCATGAGTGATTCATTAAGGAGCCTCTGGGGAATTGCCTCACTGTTGATTACAGCAGTTTTAGTCCgcccaatttgtttttttttgtcttctcagCTTGTCTTCACGGTCTACTGCAAGAGGTCTTTTGACGGACAGGCCTTTCATCcttgtcgaaaaaaaaaaagtccattttcTGATAGGCCAGCGAAAGCAGCCAATTAGAGCGGGACTGCGGCCCCAAAAGCAGTGAGTGCAAAAGGGAACGCAGCCGTCATCGAGACACAAACAGGCAGAGAGAGAAGAGGAAAAGTAGTCCCGAGTCACGCTGATTAATTCGAAGGTGAAGCATCCCCGTTCCGAAACAATTCGGTTTTTTGCCCCAAGGGAGATATACAGTCTTTAATGACGCCTGCTCGGAGATCGAGAGGTGAGTCTTGACATTGTTGATGGACATGCTGTTTACACTAAGTTTATTTCCTTAAGCCTCCTGTTAAGTCACGAAAGTTCATTTAGCCTTTTTGTTTTGGGGTAGAATTGCTCCGTAGTGCAGCCAGGTTAAAGCTGGTGGACTCTTGTGTTGACGTATCACctaaaacatttttaatcaaTGCTTTATTGTATATTTTGGGATTTCATGTGTAagctctaaaaaaaaatgtataacctAAATATTGgtgattaatattttttatgCATTGATCTAAAAACATTATTGCGGTCACTGGAAAACAGCCTTTCTAATAAAAACGCAGGCACTTTCACAATTATATTTATTAGCAAACATTTTTAAGACAAGAATTCCACAAAATATTACTGTAAAGGAGTTTTTTTTAAGGAGCATTACTGTAATTCCCGAGAAACATGAAACGAGACTTCTTAAAACTATCTTAtgcattaaaacattttaacatgCATTTTTCTTTCAATAGAAAAACGAGTAATCTAGTTCTAGTGGGCCGAACTGACCCATTAGAACATTTTTGCATCTCTGAACCGTTAGCCTAATTGCCGAAATCattttgaaatagtttttttttttttttgtcttatcggaatATAGTTTTTCAGAAATAAATGGTCttaatttaatttgaatgaAAATGATGCGGCAATTATGCTATTGAGCTTTGTATTTTTTAGAACTAATTTCGCTGACCAACTCCACAAAACGTGTGTCATTCATTGAACTTTCAAGGTTAGCCAGATGGTCGGGAGACAGACGCACCGAATGGACAGCGGCAATTGTTCCGTGACGGTGGTGGACGACAGCCCAGGCTCCAGCCCGAGTTCTAGTCCGGCTGGTcgggcgccgccgccgcaggtGGCCGGTGGGGGAGGCGGCAGAGGGCGGCCGGCGGCGGCCAACGCGGCGCGGGAGAGGAGCCGCGTCCAAACCCTGAGGAACGCCTTTTTGGAGCTGCAACGGACGCTGCCGTCGGTGCCGCCTGACACCAAACTGTCCAAACTAGACGTGTTGATACTGGCCACCACCTACATCGCCCACTTGACTCGAACTCTGCAGGAGGAAAGCGCCGACGAAGGCGAGAGCACAAAGCAGCACACGGAGGCGTTAAAATCGCTCAAAGGGGAAGGATACTTGCACCCGGTCAAGGTCAGTCACGAAAAATTgggagattattattattattattactatttagaAAATAAGTGTCATAGAATAAATACTAAAATACAtctttcatttatttgtttttatttaaattctCTGTATCAGGAAATACGCATGGAAAAAAATCTATGAAACCATATTAATACATATGTAGTGTTTTTTAAAGGCAAAAATACTGATTAATTCTATCAGTAAAGTATTTTAAAAACATACACTTTGTATATTATTGTATATATTTGTTGCCGTTCTTTTAATATAACACTAAACAACCAAATCAAAGACCTATTAATACCATTTTACAAATGTATTGTTTGTACTTTTGTTATGAGTGAGCTTTAATTAAAGTAAATATATAGACATTTATGAATACCTATTTGTAATATGATTTGACATATTGATAAATATATGCATGTATTTCTAAGaggttttattgattttttttctatagtTTCCTAAAAATGTATCTGTGGTGTTATCGTCACGGGGTTTAGTCATTTTCTATAAATATATTCATGCCTTCCAATAACAGTGATTCTCAATTTTTTTACAGTAAGCTAATGcataatttgaacacaaacactgcACTTAAAAAGtgacaaataaaaaattatttAGAGAACatcaaaaaaaatttgtttcaCCTATGGTGAAAGCTTAACAATGTTTCTAAAAGATATTGAATGCAAACGTAAATGCAACAGAACTATACTTGGACAGTGAACCTTTGGCCTATCAAAACAGATTATGTATgacaatatatttatttagaGACAATTTTATTCAGGGTTATTGTTCCATCTTAGTATCTCGCTTTGTGTTTGTGAAATGTCTTGCTAAAATTGTTTCAATATCCCGTAACAGAAATGGCCGATGAGGTCCAGACTGTACGTGGGAGCGAGCGGTCACTTCCTGAACAATCCTTCAGAATCTGAGAACCAaggtccatcatcatcatcttcctcatcaTCCACCTCTAAATAAATCAACCAAGTGGTTGCCATTTGCATGAGCGGTGCTGAAGGACACGTGTATTCCACTATATCTATACAGGGAGACAGTGTAAAGTAATATATGATGTGATGTGTTTTTCCTCAAGTGTTGTCGTTTCAGTCTTGTTTGCATTGTGCAGCTACACCCCCCCCAAGTATGATCTTTGGCTATAATAACAATGAGCCTGTCATGCTTGGAGTGTACGCTATGAGCTTGAGACATTTGCACTAAAATGCATGTGTGAATAACTTAACACCTGTCGTGAAGTGGTCTGTTAGGGGGTCAACAATAGGGGGCTGCCAGCCTCACATTCCCtcctggtattttttttttgtgtacatgTGCATGCTTGGAAAAATCAGTGtcaataaaaagataaaaatgtTGTTGTATCGTATACTCAATCAATGCTATTTAAGAGAAGTAAAGAGCAATAACAACTGAAAATTGGGTCATCATTTTTTCATCAACATATAAAAACGTCATTATAGATATACATGTTATAATTGctattttaaatgtttaaacGTATTTTACGCATAATATATACATTGTAAAATAATTTAAGTAATTGAAAACAATTGTGTTATTCAACATTTTTCattatataattacaaattgttTTCCCATTCATACTGCATTTAAATCTCGCGAGATAAAGGGCGCAGTCGACGCTAAAATTAGCGCGTTCTACGTGACGTCCACTACGCAAGAGCGGAAGTTCTTCCTTTTGGAGAGGGTGAGGAAAGGTGCAGGATAAGAGTCCCGCTGCTCCTCTCTGCATGTGGATGACATGGTGATGATTTTCGCCAACTCCTCACCCGCGTGGTGAGGTTTGTGCTTGTAAAGGTGAGTCAAGCAACTTGGTTTGTAGTATTCATAGAACCGCACTCAGAGCACAATTTTAGGCTACAGACGTTGGTTAGCAACTTAGCTGTAGCATGTAGCTTAGCAGCTCGCGTTGTGACCACGTGGAAGACGAGCGAAGCTAGTTTCCAACGGAATTATGTCATCAAGCGTATAACGTGCAATTATAAAGACGACTTGCAAAAATGTAAATACCTGCGGTATTTAAGTCATAATTGATAATGAAGAATtttatatttgaaaaataattaatgAATCAGCATAGTAATTTCATAGTAAATATAATGGTGGTTTGCATGAATTAGTATAGTT includes:
- the LOC137839521 gene encoding transcription factor 24, yielding MVGRQTHRMDSGNCSVTVVDDSPGSSPSSSPAGRAPPPQVAGGGGGRGRPAAANAARERSRVQTLRNAFLELQRTLPSVPPDTKLSKLDVLILATTYIAHLTRTLQEESADEGESTKQHTEALKSLKGEGYLHPVKKWPMRSRLYVGASGHFLNNPSESENQGPSSSSSSSSTSK
- the ppp1r42 gene encoding protein phosphatase 1 regulatory subunit 42, whose protein sequence is MVSLTTDLIAKSRNFKKKKGLSLQYNLGTLTHLHFSGHDIEGIGDLSACHNLTVLYLYNNRVKHIQNLDFACNLTHLYLQNNNITRIDNLAHLRKLSKLYLGGNRISLLEGLECLGELEELHMESQRLPPGEKLQFDPRTLHSLAKSMRIFNINNNNVDKIAELAALWEICIFSAADNKLHDVEELEDVSGSWPWLVQMDLRGNPVCKTAKYRDRLITACKALEVLDGRDIQEVTREFLVKWEASKEAKKKKKKEEELLKSLAMMNNVGVGQTGAYPPHVCCHAHARGWSAQQQPHRVQQLKSSLCKKAQPNGGHGGHK